A stretch of the Planctomycetota bacterium genome encodes the following:
- a CDS encoding NADH-quinone oxidoreductase subunit C produces MADAPTLNHPTVPAVREAFPDAKLRATEFRGQTTLVVEPGALHAIMLFLRDKRAYDFLSDVAGVDYLDYPGETLGRFAVVYNLIATERDDRFFVKVFLDPSLPTDGIEEDPTLYVDSVCDVWPGAEWPEREVFDMFGIRFRNHPDLRRILTWKDYPAHPLRKDYPVRGQGERESYKIVDRSDA; encoded by the coding sequence ATGGCCGACGCTCCGACGCTGAACCACCCAACAGTCCCGGCCGTCCGCGAGGCCTTCCCCGACGCGAAGCTGCGGGCGACGGAATTCCGGGGGCAGACGACCCTCGTCGTCGAGCCCGGCGCCCTGCACGCCATCATGCTCTTCCTGCGGGACAAGCGGGCGTACGACTTCCTGTCCGATGTGGCCGGCGTGGACTACCTGGACTACCCCGGCGAGACGCTCGGCCGCTTCGCGGTCGTCTACAACCTGATCGCCACCGAGCGGGACGATCGCTTCTTCGTCAAGGTGTTCCTCGATCCCTCGCTGCCTACCGACGGCATCGAGGAGGATCCGACGCTCTACGTCGACAGCGTGTGCGACGTGTGGCCCGGAGCCGAGTGGCCCGAGCGGGAGGTGTTCGACATGTTCGGCATCCGCTTCCGCAACCACCCGGACCTGCGCCGCATCCTGACGTGGAAGGACTACCCGGCGCACCCGCTGCGGAAGGACTACCCGGTTCGTGGGCAGGGCGAGCGCGAGAGCTACAAGATCGTGGATCGCAGCGACGCGTAG